The genomic DNA AATTGCACATGTATCTCCAATAGACTTGAGTGCATTAGACAAATCTTCATAGGCATCATCCAAAAGATCTTGGCCAGTTATAAAGATTGCCATATTCAActtaaaagaagaagagagaaaaatactCAAAAATGCTTCGATGAATGGGGAAAGTTCAAactttaaagataatataatttagTAATGAAGTCAGTTCTTTTCCACAGGGCGGATTAACCTGACTCACTTGGGAGCAGCAGTTGCTGTCAATGCCAATAACGGTACATCTGGAAAGCAGTTCCTCAAATATGAGAGCTTATGGTAAACAGGCCtgtaagtaaattaaaaaacaagaatAGAAGAGCTCAAGCATGAAAGTTTCAGCGGCATTAAGTCCAACATAAGCaataagaaaatggaaaattcaACCAAATTCATAAAAGAATGTCATAAAAGTGGGGGAAATTCACTTGTTGCTCATCAATTCAGTAGATTACAAACCTGAAATCATGGCCAGCGATGAGATGCAATGTGcctgaaattttgaaaaaagcaGTGAAATAATTCAGCAGCTATTCCTTTCTCCTTCAATGCCATCACTTGGTTTacctaaacttttaaaaacatcCATGAAAGATATCCAACACCTCGCTGTTTATCCCTAAATTGAGCGTGGCCGTAATGCCATCTCAAGAGTTTCACTGGAACTCCATTTTCGaatatattcttcttcttcttttggttCTCACTTCTACTTTTCATTGCCAATGGTGTTTAACCCTGACTAATTCACTAGGAATTGGAGAAGCTTTTCGAATTTCGCGGCGATCCAGTTGGAGTGGATTGTGGAGTCGAAACGGCGCCGTTTAACTTGGAAAACTATGTCTCCTTGAATCCGACGTCGTATAGCTGTCTTAATTGTAACAGATGATGACGTGTCTGGCTTTTGGCCTTCACTCCACTCTGTTCTTCCCTAACTCCACAAAAACTCAGAGCTTTATCAAATTCACACACCCAAATCTTCGTTCAAACCCAACATTCGACTTCTTCTTCGTTATTAAGAGGTAAATTTGTTATACTTTTTTACagctatagttttttttttgctttagtTCTTATAATGATGAAAGATGTTATGGCGGTTAAGTGAGCTTGTGGCTTCTGTTGAATTAAGTCACTGTCGCTAATCATCCTTCAGGAATCAAAATTTCCGATTCTCTGTCAACATAAATTCTACTTGATTTATTGGACTTGCCCATatcttgaattttatattatcttttgcatttcatataaaatttatgcgTTAAGACTTCATTTGAGTTCATTGGACTTTCCATCATCTTAGTTTTTGCatacttatattttattaagtgaGCAgtgttaattgatatttgtcaAGATTATGGATGTTGTTGACAGAGATGGTGTTCTGGTGCTGGGGTCGACCGTCTCCTCAAGATCAGAAGGCTTGCATTGACAAGTAAAAGAATTTGactttgaattcaatttttgttctttctccTGAAATTGCAACTGTTTTTGGTGTGTAATGTATATGTCCAATTGTACCAGTAACGGTTAATTATTAACAGGTCTAGTGTCTTTAACTATGATGGCAAGTACAGAGGAGCAACTGCTAAGCCTGCATCTAAACTTAGAGAGGATATGGAGCTCTCAAAAGATGGCTTCTTAATCAATCATGCACGTGTTTTGGTTGGTTCAGGCCACGATACTTATGAGAAGAGCAAGACAGGTCTTAAGACATGGAGGTGTGTGGGTTTCTTTCAAAACATATTTATGTAACATCTAGTGAGAAGAAGAACCCAGTGGAattaatttgttgaatttgcAGACATTTTGAGTTGAATTGGGCATTTGTTGATCCCGAGACCCCAATACAAAGTGGGGCCAAGTTCTGTGTTTGTGTTAAGGAGTTTCTTCCGTGGGTCATGATGCCTCTTCAAgtggtttatataaatgaaagtAGACGAGCAAAAAAGCCTGTGGCTTCATTCGGTTTCGGTAGTGGAACCCTTCAAGGTCACCTACTTGTAAGTGTATTTTTCCTTGCTGCAGTTATATGTATTCTTCTTAGAAATTAAAGTTGGAAGGAAACAACTTTAGTCCTTTCATATATTTTGCctaatcatataaatacatcATCCTCTTTCGAGATGAGCTAGGTTAACAATTTAGGCAAAATCActcaagaaataaaatttagagtCCTATCATTAATAGTTTCATTGGACAATATCAAAATAAGCACGATCGTAGCCAGGTTGGCTTAGCTTATAGCTCttttaacaaagaaaattttttagctgattttgttttaatttcctGACAAGTAGATTTGTTTTGGATCTACGTGGATGTATTACTTAATGTATTTGGAAGCCAAACAAAAGGTACGAACCAAATAAAAGGTATAGATGTGGAGTTCTACCATAAAATCTTCCAACTTTTCTTCCAAAGGTTTGATGAAAAAGTGGATTTCCATGCCTAATTGGCTTCTGGATGATATCTATGGGCTGATTTACATATGAAGAGTAGGTAAATTCCTGCTCAAGGGTGATGTTTAGAGCTTAGAGCTACTTGCAAGTTCTAAATTGCACTGAACATTGGTGTATTGTTATCACACTAGATGTCCATGACTGTGATAAAGACTTCTGTTTAGCATgtgaattttttgtatttaatgtGAATGCTTTGTATTCACGTTTCTTGTCACCAAAcaatttatcacatttcatttcttttattgacCTTAAGTAGCTCAGAATTTGTGTTCCACCAATTTTTGTCCGGTTGAAACATCAAAGGTGAAAAATCATGTGCTTATGGGATTACTCACCCTTCCATAGTCACGAACTCATAGGTTTGCCAAAATTGTTCACTGACTCACGTCTTAATGAGGGTATAATGTTACAGGAGAAAGGAAAATACCATTGTTCTGGTCACCTATGCATTATCTTAAAGTGTTAAGCCAAATCTTAATGCAGTTATACTGCAAAAAAACAAGGGAAACTACTTTTGTTTTCTGTCATCTCCATAGGTTCTTAGAAGGCTAGCTGAGAAGAGCTGCTGTATCTGAGACTTacaatttattattcttttagtGTTGCAATGTATATAAACACAGACTATACTAACAAGACATAAATTTGCCTAAATACAGGCTGGGGAAGAGCGCTTTTCAGTTGAGCTGGATGAAGATAACCAAGtatggtatgaaatactttccCTCTCAAAGCCAGCACACTTTCTGTCATTTATTGGATACCCGTATGTGCAACTAAGGCAGAAGTATTTTGCTCAGCAATCTGCCAATGCAATTAAGAAACATTTGGCTGCTTCATGACTGCATGTATGTTGCAATTATGTATGTTAGATGTAAACTCTACTGTTAACATTTGTTCTGCTTTGTTACCAAGAGCTGTGGTATCATGGTGTTTAATGATTGATGACTTGACAACCCCACATTATAATCTGTCATATGATCCCATGAAGGCATGGTACTTTCTCATTGGCTGCTCCACTACCCCATGTTTACAGCCCCATGGCAGTTTTTCGCAAATACTTTCCTCATGACACTAAACTTCTTCACAAAACTGTCGGTGAAGTAACTGTTAACTGTCTGCTTTCCCTCATCTCTTGAATTTTGAAAGCTCAGTACTTAGTGGAGTAGATCTGGTTTAAATTGTTTTGGTACGGCTAACAGCTATGCCTTAATAGCTTGTGTTTTAACTAGAGCCTTGCATTGACCAATAATGTTTTAGTTTGAGCCATTTTAACAGagaatattttttctataatcgTTGTACATCAACACATGTAACATACGTTTTCACTCTCTAATTGATTGGTTGTAAATACGACAAGTGTATCAAAGATATTTCCATAAGATGATTGTTTAGCTGATTGgattttgatgttgaagtgAGAGTTTTATGAATCAAATCCTTTTTGTATTAGGGAATCAGTTTAGTTGCAGTAAGGGCACAAATTCAGATGATGTTTAACATTCCTACTTGTAGTGCATGACTAAATAAGTTTGTGGAATAACGTTCTAGTTTTCACATATCCAATTTCTCACTAGTTAGGATTGTTAACCACAGTAAAGCGCTAATCCATAGGGAGACCAGTAGCTGACAAAACCTACACAGATTTTACCCACTCTGTCCGAGTAACCTTGACTTCATAGTTAAGATTATTTTGGGTGAGCAGGAAGAAGATAACTAAATGAGCAAAATCAAGTTTGTTTCAAGTACCTGCATATTTAGCTTACAGGGAAGTGTTGGCTCGGTAGTGGGGAGTAGTTTTTCCAATGGTTATATGTATCATTCTCTTTCGTTCTCTCTTGGAGTTTGAGAGAGAGTTTTGTGTgtaaaatttgatcaattatTAACTAGATTTTCCCTACAGGATTATTAGAGATTTAGAGGGTGTAGTGATTTGTTAAGTGCATCACGAATCCTGTAACATTGGATGTACTTATTATTAGTACACGTAATTTTACTAATGACAATGGAAAGTACAATTCCTGAAACATATATGTATAGCTTCTGAATATTAAAGATCTTATTGAATACCAAGCATTCATGGTACATCACTGGCGATGAAACAGATGATTAAGCTGTAATGGTGTTTATTGCTACTTGATCTTTCTGATAAGATTCATAAGCCACAGCACCAAagtttttgacatttttatacAACCTTGGTCTTTCTTCATTCACCAGCCCATCCACCACTCCAATCTCTTTATCTACCTCTGCTTCACTCACAACCGCCACTGACATCCTCAGCTTTTCAGGATTTGTCACCACCCGATGCAGTGGGCTCTTGAATATACCATTACTCATTATCTGCATATGCACAATTACGTTCATGAAGCTCAATTCAGTTTAAAGTTTACCAGATTGATCATAATTACCTGCATTTGATCCCCGAGATTGATGACAAGAGCATCAGGAACTATGGCAACCTTAAACCAGTTGCCATCAACACGAACTTGAAGACCTTCCACTTCTTTATCTTGCAGAAGAATTGTGATTCCTCCTCTATCTGTGTGAGGTTTGACACCGAGAACAAGATCAGGTCTTGAACAAGGTGGGTAGAAATTAAACCTTGCTCGAACTGGAGCTCTCTCTCCAATCATCTTCAAGAAGCTGTTCTCCTCCAAGTTCAGTGACTTTGCGATCGCCTTGTATAGTGTTTGCTCTAGAAACCTTACCTTCTCGGCATATTCATTTAACATCTCCCTGAAGATCAGGTATGGAAAGTTAAATCTTTGTTATGTTCagagattatatattataaatgaatgtCGATAACCTGAAACCAGAAGGATTTTGTGGCCAAAAATGAAGGTTTCTTGTATCTTCCGGAAAAATCCAAAGAGAAAGACGATCAGACCAGTCCATTACTTGGTTTTCAGATACTATCATGTTGCTTCCATAGCCTTCAATCTGGTCAGTTGCTCTGGCATATTTCTGCTTCTCTTCCATTGGAAGCTCGAAAAATTGCTTCCCGAGCTCACGAACTTGATCAAGAAATGAACTCGAAATCCCATGGCCGATTACCTGCCACTTAAAACAATCACAAAAGCAAAAGATTGAAAACCCTGAATTCCATTTAGAAAGTTAAATGCATTTAACCTGGAAGCATCCTGCAGAGCTGAGAGCGGATCTGAGCTTCTCTAGTTCATTGTGAGCATCAGCTGGTGGAGAGGAAGGTGAGAATAGACTGATATCAATGACTGGAAATGGACCGTATGGAGGAGAAACATCTATAGACCCAAATATGGATTGCTTAAGAACATATTGCGGCGGCGGCGGTTCATCGCCGTTTGTGGAACACTCTTAGACGGTGAAACGATCTGTTCAGGTTCAAGAGCCATCGTTGTTGTCGGTAGGTAGTCGCTGTCTCATGTTTCGGTGCTATTATTACTCTGATTGTTCTGCTGTGATCGGGGCCTGATAAATGCTATTCTACCCAAGGTATGAAGAAATAACGATTCCcaactttgaatttgaaaaagatatttttcCACCCACCTAATCAAGGTAACTGTATTTTTCTctaatgtttaaaatattgcaaTATTACCGTACTGAACTATAAACCGTATTATAGGATATAAATGCCATTTTTTAAGACTTATTAGggataaatagatattttttcttattttattttaaaaattatatattcatcttgtatattttgaaaacataattgcagctttaatgtttttaaatatgatatttatatttctaatttatcACGTTTATGTCAGGGTTTTGggtgtaattgttattttttaaaatattaaaattttaattttttcaaaaacactcccaaatttaatttgaatttctaaacccctaaaaaatttattaacacctttaacatttaaaaaaagatagtttatctttcaaatatacgattatatgttattgatattcttatctatattttattagtaatttttttactatttctaattgaaattaatatattttaaaatataaaattatttaataaattttttgtaacaAAGTTTTATAGCTTGTGAGTTTTTTGTATCTTtcaatacatttataaaaaaaaaaaaagtagaacagattttttaacaaatttagtGAATGGGTGAGAAATAGATTTTCCTAACTTAAAGGATGacaaattattttgtcaaaccttgtgtgggaaataTTGTCAGCGACATATTTGCCTATAACAGACAATCattgggccaaaggactattttccatccaaactatgcggaattctcaaagttttctccattaactatgaaaatatcgtttacccacctatgacaggttaaatttaacagaaccctaacgcttgaaaattttatctctttttgtccccctaaactttaaaaactaaaagtttctctcaacctaagttttaaaaaatgacagtttcaccctaggatttcgttttgaaatctccgacgacatctccggctccattgccgatggcctctctcttccgaagcatcctctctttTCGATGATCTCTTTCCTTCTATTTGAACGCCCGATTGGCGTCAGAGAAACTTTGatagacgaagaacttcgtcggggaatatttattaagtgtttgacatatttaaaataattcaaaattgttaagggcaatttagtatttaaaaattcagaaaataatataaaggaaGGGACGAGCCAAAGAGAAGACCACAAAGATATATCTATTGTGATCATTGTCTTGTTGTTGATTGAGAGGATTTTAGTTTTTCTTGTCCTTATCATTGTCTCTTCTCTTATTGAAAAATTCCCTTTCAGTTTGGAAGAGATAGACTAAGGTCTTGATTTGGAATGTTGAATCGTCATCCTTTCGTGTCACgccaaatttattattattttaatgtaattcagattttatatttaatgattaattatataaatatattttaagtatttttttaaatatttatttaaacagttTTCCGTGTGATCATCGGTCAATTGATTTAATCACTGGTTGAACCAAACTGAATCTTCCATCAAATCAATGTCTAATTTGAGTATGAAAACATTACTTTCTTACCTTCCTTCAAAAGGGTAAGTTAGAAATTCATGGTCTaagttcaaataaataaaagagacgTAAGTTTAGTTCTAGTTTGTTGGATGGACTTGGATTGAAAAACTGAATGGGGTTTTCTTGTTTACCATCAAAAACTGACGTTGAAAGCTGTCAGTAGCTAATTATTTAGAGTTTTGAAATGGGGGAGTTGACAATTTACTACCAAGTTGGTTAAAAAGTGGCAGACGAGCCACATCACCTAGAGAGAGGCCTGAAAAATACATGCAGCGATGCCACATCGACTACAGAGAAAACAGAACACTCGAATAGCTATTATAAAATAACGCTTAAGCTTCATCAACAGTCATCCAGCCGTGCGGTGAGCACAAAGCGAACTATTCTTTCGCCTTTTACTAAAGAATACCGTGTGCTCGCCGCAGACAGCGGCATACGGCAATTTTTGAAGGGTTTCCTATTATTGGAAACACCTACAATCGCAGTTGAATAGTTCTGATAATAAGTATTTTCTTGTTTGCCTGGGTACGAGTGGACTCTGTGTCTGGGGCTAATTGTCAACCATTCAGCTCCTCACGGTAGGCGGACGCTGTGGAGGACGTGTTGGTGCTGGGATTTTTGAAGAAAGAAGAGTTCTGATGATGCTGCATGATTGAATAGCGAAAAGCAAATTAAAGCAACAGTTGCTCTAATTCCACCGGGAGACAAGCTGAATAACTACTCGACCCAAGTTGGTCTAGGCCAGAAGATCTTAGAATAGCCTGGAAAAGCGGAGAGACCTCCAACCGTGCCATCCTTCAAGTCAAAAATCCCACTATCGGTTCCAGGGTGACAATCGGTAACTTCAAAGGGACCATGTTTGAAATAAACACTATTCCCTTTGCATCCAGGAAACTCTTTAGCCGAAAGAGAGAATGAAGAATCATTGCCAACGAAAAACACTGAATCCTCCAATCCATCCATCACCTGAACCCACTCACATTTCTCTTCATCAAGCTTGTAAACCTTGAATTAAATTGGTTCCACCCGCATTTGCCATCTCTGGATGATCAGAAACAAATCCTGACAGAACTTTAATAAATAGGACGAATCCCAAAAACGTTCAATCTGCAAAGGAACAGAAACTTGAGATACGGTTGAAGACTTGGAGCCCACAGTTACGGCAACACCAGTGGACATCAAAGCATAGAACTTTtcattatgaaaaattatatcaagAGAGTGGTCAGAACCAACGTCTATTTTGGTCCATTTCTTGTCTACATATCTCCACATTAGTGCCATTGCTGGAATTATCGTCATAACGGCGAACCCATCATCATTCTAATCGAAGCTTGATGACACAGCAGCCTTACTGAAAACAATAGGCTTCCTTCTATTAATACCTTTACCTTGATAAACTTGTTCAATTCTATAGGCTTTAGCCACTTCCTTGATCCCATAATCCAACACGTCCAAAGACCGTGGTAGCTTTCCGACTCGGATACCTTGTTGGACAAGTTTCCCAGACGATGTCTAGATGGTGGATCCTCTAATCGAACTTTGCCGGAGTTCAACTCTTCACATTTGAGCAACCATGTATCTGTAATTTGGTGTGGATTGGAGCTACTTGGCAGGGGTCCGATTGCATAGTAAGTGAACTCAGCGAGCACCAAGTGTCCGCGATGGGTTGGAATTGATGGGATGGAAAATTTAAGGTCCTTGTGCGGAGATA from Mangifera indica cultivar Alphonso chromosome 16, CATAS_Mindica_2.1, whole genome shotgun sequence includes the following:
- the LOC123199456 gene encoding UPF0548 protein At2g17695, with translation MVFWCWGRPSPQDQKACIDKSSVFNYDGKYRGATAKPASKLREDMELSKDGFLINHARVLVGSGHDTYEKSKTGLKTWRHFELNWAFVDPETPIQSGAKFCVCVKEFLPWVMMPLQVVYINESRRAKKPVASFGFGSGTLQGHLLAGEERFSVELDEDNQVWYEILSLSKPAHFLSFIGYPYVQLRQKYFAQQSANAIKKHLAAS